From one Pseudomonas sp. B21-048 genomic stretch:
- a CDS encoding SCP2 domain-containing protein, translating to MLNRKKWLLKGADRVLPLVRRVPFAVQRLALQQALNRCLAEPLRDGEFEVLRGRWLCLRIPDLGLSWYLTLSGKGLRIAEHAVAHVTISGNWREFLLLASRQEDPDTLFFRRRLVIEGDTELGLALKNLIDSLDPDVLPVWLWRNLERAGKGLAA from the coding sequence GTGTTGAATCGAAAAAAGTGGCTGTTGAAAGGTGCCGACCGGGTGTTGCCGCTGGTGCGCCGGGTGCCTTTTGCCGTGCAGCGGCTGGCGTTGCAGCAGGCGCTGAATCGCTGCCTCGCCGAGCCGTTGCGCGATGGTGAGTTCGAGGTTTTGCGTGGGCGTTGGTTGTGTTTGCGGATTCCGGATCTGGGGTTGTCCTGGTATCTGACGCTCAGCGGTAAAGGGTTGCGGATTGCGGAGCACGCCGTGGCACATGTGACGATCAGTGGTAATTGGCGGGAGTTTTTACTGCTGGCGAGTCGTCAGGAAGATCCGGATACGCTGTTCTTTCGCCGGCGTTTGGTGATTGAGGGGGATACGGAGTTGGGGCTGGCGTTGAAGAATCTGATCGACAGTCTGGATCCTGATGTGTTGCCTGTTTGGTTGTGGCGCAATCTGGAGCGGGCGGGGAAGGGGTTGGCGGCCTGA
- a CDS encoding Crp/Fnr family transcriptional regulator: MLTHPSIVLTLRRHHLFSQLPEKIFEEVCGLAMLKRLSCHSTLMHQGDPARRFFLLVSGQIKLYRLTGEGQENLVEIIQPGQTFAEALLFSQARLYPVSATALKDSVLVSIEGNHYRNALEDQPKVCLAILASMSVHLHLRLRDIDNLTAASASRRVINFLLQERHPVTGQIVLQVSKRLVASKLGIQPETFSRILHRLVECGLIAMERRHISILAEEELAAFQ; encoded by the coding sequence ATGCTGACCCACCCTTCCATCGTTTTAACGTTGCGCCGTCATCATCTGTTTAGCCAACTCCCGGAGAAAATCTTCGAGGAAGTCTGTGGGCTGGCCATGCTCAAGCGCCTGAGTTGTCACAGCACGCTCATGCATCAAGGGGATCCGGCCAGGCGTTTTTTCCTGCTGGTCAGCGGCCAGATCAAGTTGTACCGGCTCACCGGCGAAGGCCAGGAAAACCTGGTGGAGATCATCCAGCCCGGCCAGACCTTTGCCGAAGCCTTGCTGTTCAGCCAGGCCCGGCTCTACCCGGTGAGCGCCACCGCACTGAAGGACAGTGTGCTGGTGAGTATCGAGGGCAACCATTACCGCAACGCCCTGGAGGACCAGCCGAAAGTCTGTCTGGCGATCCTGGCGAGCATGAGCGTTCACCTGCACCTGCGCCTGCGCGACATCGACAACTTGACCGCGGCCAGTGCAAGCCGTCGGGTGATCAATTTCCTGCTCCAGGAACGCCACCCTGTCACCGGCCAGATTGTCTTGCAGGTGTCCAAACGTCTGGTGGCGTCGAAGCTGGGGATTCAGCCGGAAACCTTTTCGCGGATTTTGCATCGTTTGGTGGAGTGCGGCCTGATCGCCATGGAGCGTCGCCATATCAGCATTCTCGCTGAAGAGGAGCTGGCGGCTTTCCAATAG
- a CDS encoding putative zinc-binding protein, producing MPRSTLPLVYSCSGCSNVAQLANTLAVRLDRSGLAEMSCIVGVGGHVAALVNKARSGRRIFALDGCPLRCVENCLKQHGLQADVHLILSQYGLRKRHGEDCTQAQSDELFEGIRQLIASDARQHESRQETMA from the coding sequence ATGCCCCGTTCAACCCTGCCTTTGGTTTACTCCTGCTCAGGCTGTTCCAACGTCGCCCAACTGGCCAATACCCTGGCGGTGCGGCTGGACCGCAGTGGCCTGGCTGAAATGTCCTGCATCGTCGGTGTTGGCGGGCATGTGGCGGCGTTGGTCAACAAGGCACGCTCGGGGCGCCGGATCTTCGCGCTGGACGGCTGCCCGTTGCGATGTGTTGAGAACTGCCTCAAGCAGCATGGGCTGCAGGCTGATGTGCATCTGATTCTGAGTCAGTATGGGCTGCGCAAACGCCATGGTGAGGATTGCACGCAGGCGCAGAGTGATGAGTTGTTTGAAGGGATCAGGCAGTTGATTGCCAGTGATGCTCGGCAGCATGAAAGCCGGCAGGAAACGATGGCCTGA